A single region of the Triticum dicoccoides isolate Atlit2015 ecotype Zavitan chromosome 2B, WEW_v2.0, whole genome shotgun sequence genome encodes:
- the LOC119363116 gene encoding probable LRR receptor-like serine/threonine-protein kinase At1g74360, producing the protein MSPLLLQFLCLLLLAVEAALTGAQSAGDKEVLVELKRFLVANNKVNRGGYDGWPESDASPCAWTGVTCDGGGRVASLNLAGSTISGPAFGNFSRLSALTSLDLSDNSITGPLPAADLNQCRGLLHLNLSHNLITGPLNLSGLTRLQVLDVSGNRLDGAVAVNFPAICADLTLLDLSTNNLTGNITGLFDGCPRLDKVDLSSNNFTGELWPGIAKFREFSAAENNLTRSVLWSTFPDGCRLQSLDLSANQLVGGFPDSIAQCVNLTYMSLWGNNFTGIIPAGIGKLAVLETLILGNNEFDRQIPPELTNCGRLQFLDMSTNKFGGDVQQIFGNFTSLKYLVLHHNNYTGGIVASGVLRLPLLGRLDLSFNQFNGELPPEVADMKSLKYLMLAENNFSGTIPPVYGRLAELQALDLSNNTLTGGIPASIGNLTSLLWLMLAGNQLSGQIPPEIGNCTSLLWLNLADNQLTGKIPPEMTEIGRNPGPTFAKNRNDTSVLAGSGECQAMKRWIPASYPPFSFVYSVMTRENCRTIWDRILKGYGIVPICTNSSSRARSNTVSGYVQLSGNLLSGEIPPQIGAMRNLSLLHLDGNRLTGQLPPEIGRLPLVMLNVSRNNLSGPIPSEIGDILCIERTDLSFNNLSGELPASLFKLTELSMFNVSYNPLLSGNVSTTGQFGTFDEQSFLGNPLISLHQGGAAGKQQPRPEAADAPAVRTRGMSRNIVMWLLFSLVIAFTAGTVVFAITSLRPRFPVDQEPEPDSFSCEHQHPKAKCAFGTSSSPPSGSSSATGCSSSTEGVKVFRLDKTAFTYRDIVAATGNFSDDRVIGRGGSGVVYRGVLPDGRAVAVKKLSRPRDGVDGDGEREFRAEMEVLADRMGFTWPHPNLVTLYGWCLSGGAKILVYERLDGGSLEALIRDTGAFGRAARLDAAVGVARALAFLHHECVPAVVHRDVKASNVLLDGDGRAKVTDFGLARVVRPGDTHVSTVVAGTVGYVAPEYAQTWRATTKGDVYSYGVLLMELATGRRAVDGGEECLVDWARRTAKEGRKQQTEDQQTTGRVFWELLELGMRCTADAPHERPDMPVVLAALLDIAGDAGCAYCMSSGHGDGEQTSSLA; encoded by the exons ATGTCTCCACTGCTCCTCCAGTTCCTCTGCCTACTCCTCCTCGCAG TTGAGGCGGCGCTGACAGGCGCGCAGAGCGCCGGCGACAAGGAGGTGCTGGTGGAGCTCAAGCGCTTCCTCGTTGCCAACAACAAGGTCAACCGGGGCGGTTACGACGGGTGGCCGGAGTCCGACGCGTCGCCGTGCGCGTGGACTGGAGTCACCTGCGACGGGGGCGGCCGCGTCGCTTCTCTGAACCTGGCGGGCTCGACCATCTCCGGCCCGGCGTTCGGCAACTTCTCGCGGCTCTCGGCGCTCACGTCGCTCGATCTCTCCGACAACTCCATCACCGGCCCGCTCCCCGCCGCCGACCTCAACCAATGCCGCGGCCTCCTGCACCTCAACCTCTCCCACAACCTCATCACCGGGCCGCTCAACCTCTCTGGGCTGACCAGGCTCCAGGTGCTCGACGTGTCGGGGAACCGgctcgacggcgccgtcgccgtcaACTTCCCGGCGATATGCGCCGACCTCACCTTGCTCGACCTGTCCACAAACAATCTCACGGGCAACATCACCGGCCTGTTCGATGGCTGCCCCAGGCTGGACAAGGTCGACCTTAGCTCCAACAACTTCACCGGCGAGCTATGGCCCGGCATCGCGAAATTCAGGGAATTCAGCGCCGCAGAGAACAACCTCACCAGGAGCGTCCTGTGGAGCACGTTTCCCGATGGCTGCAGGCTCCAGTCCCTGGACCTCTCCGCGAACCAGCTGGTCGGGGGCTTCCCGGATTCCATCGCCCAGTGCGTGAATTTGACCTACATGTCGCTGTGGGGGAATAATTTCACTGGGATTATACCTGCCGGGATCGGGAAGCTCGCCGTCCTTGAGACGTTGATTCTTGGGAACAACGAGTTCGATCGGCAGATACCGCCGGAGCTGACGAACTGCGGGAGACTTCAGTTCTTGGACATGAGTACCAACAAGTTTGGAGGCGACGTGCAACAGATTTTCGGCAACTTTACGAGCTTGAAGTATCTTGTGCTTCATCACAACAATTACACCGGCGGCATCGTGGCCTCCGGCGTGCTCCGTCTACCTCTGCTCGGCAGGCTAGACCTCAGCTTCAACCAGTTCAACGGCGAACTCCCTCCAGAGGTGGCCGACATGAAGAGCCTCAAGTACCTGATGCTCGCCGAGAACAACTTCTCCGGCACCATACCGCCGGTGTACGGCCGTCTCGCCGAGCTCCAGGCGCTGGACCTGTCGAACAACACGCTCACAGGTGGGATCCCAGCGAGCATAGGGAACCTCACGTCGCTCCTCTGGCTGATGCTCGCCGGGAACCAGCTCTCCGGCCAAATACCACCTGAAATCGGCAACTGCACCAGCTTGCTCTGGCTGAACCTGGCCGACAACCAGTTGACTGGCAAGATTCCACCGGAGATGACAGAGATAGGGAGGAATCCCGGCCCAACCTTCGCCAAGAACCGGAATGATACGAGCGTGCTCGCCGGCTCCGGCGAGTGCCAGGCAATGAAACGGTGGATCCCGGCGAGCTATCCCCCGTTCAGCTTCGTCTACTCCGTCATGACTCGTGAGAACTGCCGCACCATATGGGACCGCATCCTCAAGGGCTACGGAATCGTCCCAATTTGCACCAACTCGTCGTCGCGGGCGAGGTCCAACACGGTCTCCGGGTACGTGCAACTGTCAGGGAACCTGCTTTCCGGCGAGATACCGCCACAGATCGGTGCAATGCGGAACCTCAGCTTGCTCCACCTCGACGGCAACCGTCTGACGGGCCAGCTGCCACCGGAGATTGGCCGGCTCCCGCTCGTCATGCTGAACGTCTCGAGGAACAACCTCTCGGGCCCGATTCCGTCGGAGATCGGCGACATTCTGTGCATCGAGAGGACGGACTTATCCTTCAAcaacctctccggcgagctcccggcGAGCCTGTTCAAGCTCACCGAGCTATCTATGTTCAACGTGTCATACAACCCACTCCTCTCCGGCAATGTCTCCACCACCGGCCAGTTCGGCACCTTCGACGAGCAGTCCTTCCTCGGCAACCCGCTCATTTCATTGCATCAGGGAGGAGCTGCCGGTAAGCAGCAACCACGACCGGAAGCTGCCGATGCTCCTGCTGTTAGGACACGCGGCATGTCAAGAAACATCGTCAtgtggttgcttttctccctcgtcATCGCCTTCACCGCCGGCACCGTCGTGTTCGCGATCACCAGCCTACGACCCCGGTTCCCGGTGGACCAGGAGCCGGAGCCGGACTCATTCTCCTGCGAGCATCAGCACCCCAAAGCCAAGTGCGCGTTCGGAACATCGTCGTCGCCGCCGTCCGGCTCGTCGTCTGCCACGGGGTGCTCTTCCTCGACGGAAGGAGTGAAGGTGTTCCGGCTGGACAAGACGGCGTTCACCTACCGCGACATCGTGGCGGCCACGGGCAACTTCTCCGACGACCGGGTGATCGGGCGCGGCGGCTCCGGCGTGGTGTACCGCGGCGTGCTCCCCGACGGCCGCGCCGTGGCGGTGAAGAAGCTCTCCAGGCCGCGGGACGGCGTGGACGGCGATGGCGAGCGCGAGTTCCGCGCCGAGATGGAGGTGCTCGCGGACCGGATGGGGTTCACGTGGCCGCACCCGAACCTCGTCACGCTCTACGGGTGGTGCCTCTCCGGCGGCGCCAAGATACTGGTGTACGAGCGCCTCGACGGCGGGAGCCTGGAGGCGCTGATCCGCGACACGGGCGCGTTCGGGCGGGCGGCGCGGCTGGACGCGGCCGTGGGCGTGGCGCGGGCGCTGGCGTTCCTGCACCACGAGTGCGTGCCCGCCGTGGTGCACCGCGACGTGAAGGCCAGCAACGTGCTCCTGGACGGCGACGGGCGCGCCAAGGTGACCGACTTCGGGCTGGCCAGGGTGGTCCGCCCCGGCGACACCCACGTGAGCACGGTGGTGGCCGGCACGGTCGGGTACGTGGCGCCGGAGTACGCGCAGACGTGGCGCGCCACGACGAAGGGCGACGTGTACAGCTACGGCGTGCTCCTCATGGAGCTCGCCACGGGCCGCCGCGCGGTCGACGGCGGCGAGGAGTGCCTGGTCGACTGGGCCCGGCGCACCGCGAAGGAGGGCCGGAAGCAGCAAACGGAGGATCAACAGACGACCGGCAGGGTGTTCTGGGAGCTGCTCGAGCTGGGCATGCGGTGCACGGCCG